The proteins below come from a single Neospora caninum Liverpool complete genome, chromosome IX genomic window:
- a CDS encoding putative 200 kDa antigen p200, with amino-acid sequence MAQPSLPQPPLPQPRSRGDWAAPPQLRGEAVLYSSPLSHFPQVPAFRRTPALAASAHEPVASNGVFSLHDSPADAASTGSGRNIPRAERTERGEADAEKAHATLRAAGEMVRYAATQWERTASQTEALVAALKLSLEKEETSRHRVQELEAQLTAQERRMELEERRREIERQEEEEKNALASHVASLQDQLRAASNTAAEQQTKVESELAVLRGELRRREEEIAEHMLQLEKVHVTNQALQQQVSELLAYREGSGAPREAKSPGAAFPWSPLTLEGSVGLTSVERQQRVEALDSAMATYAAQMKTQLASLRSLLDSQEDAEKAETQQAGKAREAQERTRENEETERRALEELAKTKAQLEAAERRAEELGARAEARRHEAQTQAAVAARLAAAEEKLKTLEEAKEAQAIASAEKAAELDSLLETARGEALAWAAERAELTKKNYELEKKNDELEKKNDELEKKNDELEKKNDELEKKNEEVERELAALRESEEARRRLEAAAEEQRVKAREVEEAMDEERAQHQLEKQHLQESLSEANARLSERAEEVCRLQETLGATQAQLEAAEKALQEERTAHEANKTSLEGAREACEARHRRELAERAEREKKDQEERRALAEEVSGLKAREAEAIQRAVTEQRAAMAEERGKFEKMIAALRRLLREAESALEASQAEQHALQKRFAEEQPVLVDLQLKVNVMRAEICSLERERDAAAKANQAQEETLRLSLEDARARLSQHESALEETKREQAREGLVARAAQLKVHMLVGRLTQVEREKRDLEERLKQEKREEGDGETSEVDFADANEEFLSPLLAPREERDASETLENAAPPSAEATEEGEGRRGRGRRRKAEGKKQETPETTPGETQETHADETMESASPKKERSAQRVDEEQANTPSNGENQVDFPTEDAAQKAETGKDGECASSQARSRARSSSPPGSYRPLKKPKGEESKREDGSESGAPLDRLAPQGSPLPQSASLPVSETLAVVTSAPAGAADAAEVGAPEEGPRRGRRTPRREKNQAEKREKKTGSQSPERGLRASSSDEGERQDGASPRASRRSVHFSSALASAAAADEGAEAARPGSGRRSRRSRRASVDKVSPSESPQLRSSSPVKLYLPLSLASSGNVEASRALNPEAGETAACVEGDPATAWPLKDSSSGEEERAGRVRPAARGRRRKEVEDEKEEKEAPRRETKGRAGKGRRHATVSDEDAE; translated from the exons ATGGCGCAGCCCTCACTGCCGCAGCCCCCCCTGCCGCAGCCCCGATCGCGGGGCGACTGGGCGGCACCCCCTCAGCTGCGCGGCGAGGCTGTTCTCTACTCTTCGCCGCTTTCGCATTTCCCACAAGTCCCCGCATTCCGCCGGACTCCAGCGCTAGCCGCCTCTGCGCATGAACCCGTCGCTTCAaacggcgtcttctctctccacgacTCGCCCGCAGATGCCGCCTCCACAGGGAGTGGCCGAAACATCCCCCGGGCGGAGCGAACGGAGCGAGGGGAGGCTGACGCCGAGAAAGCGCATGCAACTCTCAGGGCTGCTGGGGAAATGGTCAGATACGCAGCAACGCAGTGGGAGAGGACTGCTTCCCAGACTGAGGCTCTCGTCGCCGCGCTCAAG CTTTCgttggagaaggaagaaacgagtCGACACCGCGTTCAAGAACTCGAGGCGCAACTGACCGCGCAAGAGCGACGCATGGAGCtcgaggagcgacggaggGAAATCGAGCGtcaagaggaggaggagaaaaacgctctcgcttcccacGTGGCTAGTCTGCAGGACCAGCTGCGCGCTGCCTCGAACACCGCCGCCGAGCAACAAACG AAAGTGGAGTCGGAGCTCGCCGTCCTCCGGGGCGAGttgcggcgaagagaagaagaaatcgcGGAACACATGTTGCAACTGGAGAAGGTCCACGTCACCAATCAGGCTCTGCAGCAACAG GTGTCTGAGCTTTTGGCGTATCGGGAAGGCAGCGGGGCGccgcgggaggcgaagagtcCCGGCGCTGCGTTTCCGTGGTCTCCGCTGACACTGGAAGGCTCTGTCGGTTTGACGAGCGTCGAGAGACAACAACGCGTCGAGGCGTTGGACTCGGCGATGGCGACTTACGCAGCGCAGATGAAGACGCagcttgcctctctccggtcTCTCTTGGACAGTCAggaggacgcggagaaggcTGAAACCCAGCAGgccgggaaggcgagagaggcgcaagagcgcacgcgcgagaacgaggagacagagaggcgcgccttGGAAGAGttggcgaagacgaaggcgcaaCTCGAGGCCGCGGAGCGACGCGCTGAGGAGCTAGGGGCGAGGGCCGAGGCACGGCGCCACGAAgcgcagacgcaggccgccgtcgccgcgcgtcttgcggcagcggaagagaagctgaagacgctggaggaggcgaaggaggcacAGGCGATTGCGAGTGCCGAGAAGGCAGCCGAACTCGATTCGCTCttggagacggcgcggggAGAAGCGCTGGCGTGGGCTGCGGAGCGCGCCGAgctgacgaagaagaactacgaactggagaagaagaacgacgaactggagaagaagaacgacgaactggagaagaagaacgacgaactggagaagaagaacgacgaactggagaagaagaacgaggaggtGGAGAGGGAACTCGCGGCTTTGCGGGAGAGTGAGGAAGCGCGGCGGCGGTTGGAGGCGGCAGCTGAGGAGCAGAGggtgaaggcgagagaggtggAGGAGGCGATGGATGAAGAGCGCGCTCAGCACCAGCTAGAGAAGCAGCATCTGCAAGAGAGCCTGTCGGAAGCGAATGCGCGTCTGAGTGAGCGGGCGGAGGAAGTGTGCAGGTTGCAAGAGACTCTtggagcgacgcaggcgcagctgGAAGCGGCCGAGAAGGCGTTGCAGGAGGAGCGGACAGCGCACGAGGCGAACAAGACTTCTCTGGAGGGTGCGAGGGAGGCGTGCGAAGCCCGGCACCGGCGCGAGTTGGCCGAGCGcgcggaaagggagaagaaggaccaAGAGGAGAGGCGTGCCCTGGCGGAGGAGGTGTCCGGATTGAAGGCGCGTGAGGCGGAGGCGATCCAGCGCGCGGTTACGGAGCAGCGAGCGGCGATGGCGGAGGAGCGCGGGAAGTTTGAGAAGATGATTGCGGCGCTTCGGCGGCTTCtcagagaggccgagagtgCGCTGGAGGCGTCGCAGGCGGAGCAGCACGCGTTGCAGAAGCGCTTCGCAGAGGAGCAACCGGTACTCGTCGATCTTCAGCTGAAGGTGAACGTGATGCGGGCGGAGATTTGCAGTctcgagcgagagagagacgctgcggcgaaggcgaaccaggcccaggaagagacgctgcggctgtcgctggaagacgcacgcgcgcgtctgtctcAGCACGAGTCGGCTctggaagagacgaagcgcgaaCAGGCGCGCGAAGGCCTCGTCGCGCGGGCTGCACAGCTGAAAGTCCACATGTTGGTCGGCCGCCTGAcgcaggtggagagagagaaacgggaccTGGAGGAGCGGTTGAAAcaggagaagcgcgaggaaggcgacggcgagactTCCGAGGTGGACTTTGCAGACGCGAACGAGGAGTTTCTTTCGCCGCTGCTGGCGCCGCGTGAGGAGCGGGACGCCTCCGAGACGCTCGAGAacgccgcgccgccgagcGCAGAGGCCacggaagagggggaagggaggcgaggacgggggCGCAGGCGGAAAGCGGAAGGAAAAAAGCAAGAGACTCCAGAGACGACTCcaggggagacgcaggagacacatGCAGACGAGACGATGGAGTCGGCCtcgccgaagaaggaacgcaGCGCCCAAAGAGTGGACGAAGAGCAGGCGAACACGCCTTCGAACGGAGAGAACCAAGTCGATTTCCCCACGGAGGacgcggcgcagaaggcggagacaggaaaggacgGCGAgtgcgcgtcttcgcaaGCTCGCAGCCGAGCGAGAtcgtcgtcgccgcctgGAAGCTACCGCCCCCTGAAGAAACCAAAGGGCGAGGAAAGTAAACGCGAAGACGGCTCTGAAAGCGGTGCGCCTCTCGACCGTCTTGCTCCTCAGggttctccgcttcctcagtcggcgtctctccccgtctcggAAACACTCGCTGTTGTAACGAGCGCTCCTGCAGGCGCGGCAGACGCCGCAGAAGTCGGAGCGCCTGAGGAAGGCCCGCGCAGAGGCAGGCGGACgccgagaagggagaagaaccaggcggaaaaaagggagaagaagacaggaagtCAAAGTCCTGAGCGAG GCCTgcgcgcgtcgtcttcggACGAGGGCGAACGTCAGGACGGAGCGTCGCCACGTGCCTCGCGGCGGTCGGTTCACTTCTCTTCGGCTCTGGcctccgccgcagctgctgacgaaggcgccgaagCGGCGCGACCTGGAAGTGGACGGAGAAGTAGACGCAGTCGGCG CGCGTCGGTTGACAAGGTGTCTCCTTCAGAGTCTCCCCAGCTGCGCTCGTCGTCCCCTGTGAAACTGTACCTTCCGCTGTCGCTCGCGTCGTCTGGGAACGTGGAAGCTTCTCGGGCTCTGAACcccgaggcaggcgagacagccgcgtGCGTCGAGGGAGATCCAGCGACGGCGTGGCCTTTGAAGGACAGCAgcagtggagaggaagagcgcgcaGGGAGGGTCAGACCCGCAGcccgaggcaggcgaagaaaagaagtggaggacgagaaggaagagaaagaagcgccaCGTCGCGAGACAAAGGGACGAGCAGGCAAAGGCAGACGCCACGCGACAGTctccgacgaagacgcagaatGA